One genomic region from Terriglobus aquaticus encodes:
- a CDS encoding MDR family MFS transporter encodes MPSTGAQKPKVNPWFIAIAVMIATFMEVMDTSIASVAVPYIAGSTASTNDEAEWVLTVYLVANAVFLPASGWLSEKFGRKNYLIASVGIFTLASFLCGIAPTLPFILAARALQGIGGGALQPLAQAILVESFPPQKQGQALGLYALGVVVAPVIGPALGGYLTDAVSWRWAFYINVPIGLLAMFLQSRTLEDPDYIKHAKPGKLDGLGLGSLALWVGCLQYILDKGQEDDWFGDMKIRVAFGVMIVTFILFLVREFTADKPLVNLRSLRNRNLGLSCLLIFLLGLVLYAITTVLPVFYQTLLGYSATKSGLVVSPRGLGAMVSAIVVGATVSKLDPRWFVALGFAILGGSGMWLSGFTLDISPWSLFWPIVVSGAAISMCFVPLGQLALGTLPKDEVQNGSGIFNFLRNIGGSVGISWMNTIAQRHAQTYRFSLLHSFTPANPYFQRAYNSYSQRMSMHAGPHLAMQRAYDLISRGLDAQSQIAAYVDDFRYLAFVAFCCAPLAFLLSRPKPGAAQAAG; translated from the coding sequence GTGCCGTCCACCGGAGCGCAGAAGCCCAAGGTGAACCCGTGGTTCATCGCCATTGCGGTGATGATCGCCACGTTCATGGAGGTGATGGACACCTCCATCGCCTCGGTGGCCGTGCCGTACATCGCGGGCTCCACCGCGTCCACCAACGACGAGGCGGAATGGGTGCTCACCGTCTACCTGGTCGCGAACGCCGTCTTCCTTCCTGCCTCGGGATGGCTCAGCGAGAAGTTCGGCCGCAAGAACTACCTCATCGCTTCGGTCGGCATCTTTACGCTGGCCTCGTTTCTATGCGGCATCGCTCCCACGCTGCCGTTCATCCTTGCGGCACGCGCCCTGCAGGGCATCGGCGGCGGTGCTCTGCAGCCACTCGCGCAGGCCATCCTGGTCGAGAGCTTTCCGCCGCAGAAGCAGGGGCAGGCGCTTGGCCTCTACGCCCTCGGCGTCGTCGTCGCGCCAGTCATCGGCCCTGCGCTGGGCGGCTACCTCACGGACGCCGTCTCCTGGCGATGGGCCTTTTACATCAACGTGCCCATTGGCTTGCTCGCCATGTTTCTGCAGAGCCGAACGCTCGAAGACCCGGACTACATCAAGCATGCCAAGCCCGGCAAACTGGACGGCCTGGGCCTTGGCTCGCTTGCGCTGTGGGTCGGCTGCCTCCAGTACATCCTCGACAAGGGCCAGGAAGACGACTGGTTCGGCGACATGAAGATCCGCGTCGCATTTGGCGTGATGATCGTCACGTTCATCCTGTTCCTTGTCCGCGAGTTCACGGCCGACAAGCCTCTGGTCAACCTCCGATCGCTGCGCAACCGCAACCTCGGCCTCAGTTGCCTGCTCATCTTTCTGCTGGGGCTGGTGCTGTACGCCATCACGACGGTGCTGCCGGTCTTCTACCAGACGCTGCTCGGCTACAGCGCCACCAAGTCAGGCCTGGTGGTCAGTCCGCGCGGCCTGGGCGCCATGGTGTCCGCCATCGTGGTCGGCGCCACTGTCTCTAAGCTGGATCCGCGCTGGTTTGTGGCGCTCGGTTTCGCCATCCTGGGCGGTTCTGGCATGTGGCTCAGCGGCTTCACGCTCGACATCTCGCCGTGGTCGCTCTTCTGGCCCATTGTCGTCTCAGGCGCGGCCATCTCCATGTGCTTCGTCCCGCTGGGCCAGCTCGCGCTGGGCACCCTGCCCAAGGACGAGGTGCAGAACGGCAGCGGCATCTTCAATTTCCTCCGCAACATCGGCGGCAGCGTCGGCATTAGCTGGATGAACACCATCGCGCAGCGTCATGCGCAGACCTATCGCTTCAGCCTCCTGCATTCGTTCACGCCGGCGAACCCGTACTTCCAACGCGCCTACAACAGCTACAGCCAGCGCATGAGCATGCACGCGGGGCCGCACCTGGCCATGCAGCGCGCCTACGACCTGATCAGCCGCGGCCTCGACGCGCAGTCCCAGATCGCGGCCTACGTCGACGATTTCCGATATCTCGCCTTTGTCGCCTTCTGCTGCGCTCCGCTGGCCTTCCTGCTCTCCCGACCCAAGCCAGGCGCCGCCCAGGCCGCCGGCTAG
- a CDS encoding MBL fold metallo-hydrolase: protein MKLTQLSSTVTQLTILGFSNVYLLRESDGFTVIDTSLGGQAKGIVEAAQQQNTPIKRILLTHAHGDHIGSLDKLHDLLGRVDVAISEREAPLLHKDLTLRPGEPPQKPKGSLPGAKTRPTHTLTDGELFGSLRCISTPGHTPGHMSFLDERDGTLFAGDALVGIGNRLSLVTAPPWWFPLPKMATWDVPTADRSAQRLLGVSPRLVCTGHGAAIPNGTEALREALRRKGLHESR, encoded by the coding sequence ATGAAGTTGACACAACTGAGTTCCACCGTGACGCAGCTCACGATCCTTGGCTTTTCCAACGTGTACCTTCTGCGCGAGAGCGACGGCTTCACCGTAATCGACACGTCGCTGGGTGGCCAGGCCAAGGGCATCGTGGAAGCGGCACAGCAGCAGAACACGCCAATCAAGCGCATCCTGCTGACGCACGCGCACGGCGACCACATCGGATCGCTGGACAAGCTGCACGACCTGCTGGGGCGCGTGGATGTTGCAATCAGCGAGCGCGAGGCTCCGCTGCTGCACAAAGACCTGACGCTGCGCCCGGGCGAGCCGCCGCAGAAGCCGAAAGGATCGCTGCCGGGGGCGAAGACGCGGCCTACGCACACGCTGACCGACGGCGAGTTGTTTGGCTCGTTGCGCTGCATCAGCACGCCCGGCCACACGCCGGGCCACATGAGTTTTCTGGACGAACGCGACGGCACACTCTTCGCCGGCGACGCGCTGGTAGGCATCGGAAACCGCCTGAGCCTGGTAACCGCGCCGCCGTGGTGGTTTCCTTTGCCGAAGATGGCGACGTGGGATGTACCTACGGCGGATCGCTCCGCACAAAGGCTGCTCGGAGTGAGCCCGCGCCTGGTGTGCACGGGCCATGGCGCGGCCATTCCGAACGGCACGGAAGCACTGCGCGAAGCCCTTCGGCGCAAGGGCTTGCACGAGTCGAGATAA
- a CDS encoding HlyD family secretion protein has product MPDDRNNSPEHLLPSPPEEHLLPAHATDPSEPPQGAPAQASADPGLVVRMLYDEQARLRAELDELKKNGGGQQGGQGGGGKDGGDKGGGGDKGGGGEGGGDDDAEEPKKKRVDIQDQRRKRARYTFLGVLIAIPLLLITAFLLWYLAGYENTDDAFVDGHTDPIATRINGTVANVYVENTYRVKKGQLLLQLDPRDYQVSKEQADAAYNQAQAAIRAQQPQVPVTSTQQREQAIESDLNVVRTEAQVRQNEEQYLASVANLHEAEANQANAEREEIRYRKLVAKDEVSYEQYDQRLTQRDAQAAQVAARRQQAEAAKRTVQQSEAQLGQARAQARRDRENLPRQVEIQQQTLQQRIAQAQSNKAQADQAELNLEYTRIYAPEDGIIGDKQVQVASRVTAGQEMFALTQTNDIWVTANFKETQIRKMRKGQSVRIAVDALGETFDGYIEDLPGGTGAIYSLLPPENATGNYVKVVQRLPVRIRFKPGQKDADRLAPGMSVEPKVLLR; this is encoded by the coding sequence ATGCCCGACGATCGCAACAATTCGCCTGAGCACCTCTTGCCCTCGCCACCCGAGGAACACCTTCTGCCCGCGCACGCAACCGATCCGTCGGAGCCGCCGCAGGGCGCACCGGCCCAGGCCAGCGCTGACCCCGGCCTAGTCGTGCGCATGCTCTACGACGAACAGGCACGCCTGCGCGCGGAGCTGGATGAACTGAAGAAGAACGGTGGCGGCCAGCAGGGTGGTCAGGGAGGCGGAGGCAAAGACGGCGGCGACAAGGGTGGCGGCGGCGACAAAGGTGGTGGTGGCGAAGGCGGCGGGGACGATGACGCCGAAGAGCCGAAGAAGAAGCGCGTCGACATACAAGACCAGCGCCGCAAGCGCGCCCGCTACACCTTTCTCGGCGTACTCATCGCCATCCCGCTCCTGCTCATCACGGCATTTCTGCTGTGGTACCTGGCCGGGTATGAGAATACCGACGACGCCTTTGTCGACGGCCACACCGACCCGATCGCAACGCGCATCAACGGCACCGTCGCCAACGTTTACGTGGAAAACACCTACCGCGTAAAGAAGGGCCAACTGCTGCTGCAGCTGGACCCGCGCGATTACCAGGTGTCCAAAGAACAGGCCGACGCCGCGTACAACCAGGCACAGGCCGCCATCCGCGCGCAGCAGCCGCAGGTGCCCGTCACCAGCACGCAGCAGCGCGAGCAGGCCATCGAGTCTGACCTGAACGTCGTCCGCACCGAAGCGCAGGTCCGCCAAAACGAAGAGCAGTACCTTGCCAGTGTCGCCAACCTGCACGAGGCCGAGGCCAACCAGGCCAACGCCGAGCGCGAAGAGATTCGCTACCGCAAGCTGGTGGCCAAAGACGAGGTCAGCTACGAGCAGTACGATCAGCGCCTGACCCAGCGCGACGCGCAGGCCGCTCAGGTTGCAGCTCGCCGCCAGCAGGCCGAGGCCGCAAAGCGCACCGTGCAGCAAAGCGAAGCTCAACTCGGCCAGGCCCGCGCGCAGGCACGACGCGACCGTGAAAATCTGCCGCGCCAGGTCGAGATCCAGCAGCAAACCCTCCAGCAGCGCATTGCCCAGGCACAGAGCAATAAGGCGCAGGCGGACCAGGCCGAGCTGAACCTGGAGTACACGCGCATCTACGCTCCCGAAGACGGCATCATCGGCGACAAGCAGGTGCAGGTCGCCTCGCGCGTCACCGCCGGCCAGGAGATGTTCGCGCTTACCCAGACCAACGACATATGGGTCACGGCCAACTTCAAGGAGACGCAGATCCGCAAGATGCGCAAAGGACAGAGCGTTCGCATCGCCGTCGACGCGCTGGGTGAAACGTTCGACGGCTACATCGAAGACCTGCCCGGCGGCACCGGCGCCATCTACAGCCTCTTGCCACCTGAGAATGCGACTGGCAACTACGTCAAGGTCGTGCAGCGCCTGCCCGTCCGCATCCGCTTCAAGCCCGGCCAAAAAGACGCAGATCGCCTCGCGCCCGGCATGAGCGTGGAACCGAAAGTCCTCTTGCGCTAA
- a CDS encoding DUF6351 family protein, producing MFFLQKRDSPRYAVTLAVVLAACLPALSRAQATATPSSEPEVLQTPAGITEVGVLTGAEYRIDVPANWNHGLVVFYHGYSERPFRYRLDGSIGLQAEPMLRRGYAVIQSGYSQTGWALQVAYPETEILRKYFVKKYGQPRETFAAGGSMGGALVMVTMELNSRNTYAGGLNLCGAVGPSYVHLNRRFAWRAAFDYYFPGIMPPLVPVPVNFEESEALRQKVLTAMRANPAGASAMRNLTGLHSDVEVARAVGYYTYVVGDMQRKSGGNPFDNRNYLYTGTSNDSKTDYALNDGVKRYSADFKARAYLLSHYSPSGRLTHPMLALHTIYDPLIPATTLSLYDAQVAEAGYSQNLVQQYVDREGHCTFSGEEVGRAFDELLRWVHTGAAPQPGLLK from the coding sequence ATGTTTTTCTTACAGAAGCGTGACTCCCCGCGATACGCCGTAACCCTGGCGGTCGTTCTGGCGGCGTGTCTGCCGGCGCTTTCGCGTGCGCAGGCGACGGCTACGCCCTCCAGCGAGCCGGAGGTTCTGCAAACGCCGGCGGGCATCACGGAAGTGGGAGTTCTGACCGGCGCGGAGTACCGCATCGACGTTCCGGCCAACTGGAATCACGGGCTGGTGGTCTTCTACCACGGCTACTCGGAGCGGCCGTTCCGCTATCGCCTGGATGGATCGATTGGTTTGCAGGCCGAACCCATGCTGCGACGCGGCTACGCGGTCATTCAGAGCGGATACTCGCAGACTGGATGGGCGCTGCAGGTGGCGTATCCGGAGACGGAGATTCTGCGCAAGTATTTCGTGAAGAAGTACGGCCAGCCCCGCGAGACCTTTGCCGCGGGCGGCAGCATGGGTGGAGCGCTGGTGATGGTGACCATGGAGCTGAACTCCAGGAACACCTATGCCGGCGGTCTGAACCTGTGCGGCGCAGTAGGCCCCAGCTATGTCCACCTGAACCGGCGCTTCGCCTGGCGCGCCGCCTTCGATTACTACTTTCCCGGCATCATGCCGCCGCTGGTTCCGGTGCCCGTGAACTTCGAGGAGTCCGAAGCGCTTCGGCAAAAGGTGTTGACCGCCATGCGCGCCAACCCGGCCGGTGCCAGCGCCATGCGCAACCTGACCGGCTTGCACTCCGACGTGGAGGTGGCGCGCGCTGTGGGCTACTACACCTACGTGGTCGGCGACATGCAGCGCAAATCCGGCGGCAATCCGTTTGACAATCGCAACTACCTGTACACGGGCACCAGCAACGATTCCAAGACGGACTATGCCCTGAACGATGGCGTAAAGCGGTACTCTGCGGACTTCAAGGCGCGCGCCTACCTGCTGTCGCACTACTCGCCTTCGGGGCGGCTCACGCATCCGATGCTGGCGCTGCACACCATCTACGACCCGCTGATCCCCGCCACAACGCTCTCGCTGTACGACGCGCAGGTGGCGGAGGCGGGGTACTCGCAAAATCTGGTGCAGCAGTATGTCGACCGCGAAGGGCACTGCACGTTCTCGGGCGAAGAGGTAGGCCGCGCCTTCGACGAACTGCTGCGGTGGGTGCACACGGGGGCAGCGCCACAGCCCGGTCTGCTGAAGTAA
- a CDS encoding TolC family protein: protein MKQARQNSSARRVAAAPSLVRVCLPLLAAGLLGNAARAQTPTQQITGPTRPQPVPLSGRAEPANPVTVLQQTTPAGTPGSVDTLNTTVTVQGPYAGSRPDGTLAPDTLPLTLDAALKMGLRNNLGRLSQDAGVQQAEGQRLAARSALLPNINIGAAEVFSKENLRTAGLKTSLVPPSVVFNYDDLRGLLQQSVLDLVSIHQFHGATEQVKSTVANARNARDLIVLAAGGTYLQLTATRARLDASNAQVEYAKSVFNRARDQYDAGLAAKLDATRAEVQLETEEQRSISLQADLDTQSLRLARIIGLPIGQKFVATDVYGFQPLTGFNLDTALERAMTHRQDLVAAAASMRAAEAGVKAARSERLPSVAIRADAGIAGVAPTQTSLGVYTVQGIVTIPVYNGGRIAGDEKQADAARTQRRAEYEDARAQVDQDVRQAFIQLNAAESQVKLAERNRVLAHESLTQSVDRFVAGVTDTVEVVQAEQAVVQADDEQITALYEHNLAKLSLARAMGAAEETLPQLLRK from the coding sequence TTGAAGCAAGCCCGGCAGAACAGCAGCGCCCGGAGAGTGGCGGCAGCCCCATCGCTTGTCCGTGTGTGCCTGCCGCTGCTCGCCGCCGGCCTCCTGGGCAATGCGGCGCGTGCGCAAACTCCGACCCAGCAGATTACCGGTCCCACGCGCCCCCAGCCGGTGCCGCTGTCGGGCCGAGCCGAACCCGCCAACCCCGTCACGGTACTGCAGCAGACCACACCCGCAGGCACGCCCGGCAGCGTGGACACGCTGAACACCACCGTGACCGTGCAGGGACCGTACGCCGGCAGCCGGCCAGACGGCACCCTCGCTCCCGACACGCTTCCGCTCACGCTGGATGCCGCCCTGAAAATGGGTCTCCGCAACAACCTGGGCCGGCTTTCGCAGGACGCCGGTGTGCAGCAGGCCGAGGGTCAGCGCCTGGCCGCTCGCAGCGCCCTCTTGCCCAACATCAACATCGGCGCGGCCGAAGTCTTCTCTAAGGAAAACCTGCGCACCGCCGGCCTGAAGACCAGCCTGGTTCCGCCGTCGGTTGTCTTCAACTACGACGACCTGCGCGGTCTACTGCAGCAGTCGGTGCTGGACCTGGTCAGCATCCACCAGTTCCACGGCGCGACCGAGCAGGTCAAGAGCACCGTAGCCAACGCTCGCAATGCGCGTGACCTGATCGTGCTGGCCGCGGGCGGGACGTATCTGCAACTGACCGCCACGCGCGCCCGGCTCGACGCCAGCAACGCCCAGGTGGAGTACGCAAAGTCCGTCTTCAATCGCGCCCGCGACCAGTACGACGCCGGCCTGGCCGCCAAGCTGGACGCCACGCGTGCCGAGGTTCAGCTCGAAACCGAGGAGCAGCGCAGCATCAGCCTCCAGGCGGACCTCGACACGCAGAGCCTGCGACTGGCCCGCATCATCGGTCTGCCCATCGGCCAGAAGTTCGTCGCCACCGACGTCTACGGCTTCCAGCCGCTCACCGGCTTCAACTTGGACACCGCACTCGAGCGCGCGATGACGCACCGGCAGGACCTGGTCGCCGCGGCCGCTAGCATGCGCGCGGCCGAGGCCGGCGTGAAAGCAGCCCGCTCCGAACGCCTGCCCAGCGTCGCCATCCGAGCCGACGCAGGCATAGCCGGCGTTGCGCCCACGCAAACATCGCTCGGCGTGTACACGGTGCAGGGCATCGTGACCATTCCGGTCTACAACGGCGGCCGCATCGCCGGCGATGAGAAGCAGGCCGACGCCGCCCGCACCCAGCGCCGCGCCGAGTACGAAGACGCCCGCGCTCAGGTCGATCAGGACGTGCGGCAGGCCTTCATTCAACTCAACGCGGCGGAATCGCAGGTAAAGCTGGCCGAGCGCAACCGGGTGCTCGCACACGAATCGCTGACGCAGTCAGTCGACCGCTTCGTGGCCGGCGTCACCGACACCGTTGAAGTCGTCCAGGCGGAACAGGCCGTGGTGCAGGCCGACGACGAACAGATCACCGCCCTCTACGAACACAACCTGGCCAAGCTCTCGCTCGCCCGCGCCATGGGCGCTGCGGAAGAGACGCTGCCGCAACTGCTTCGGAAATAG
- a CDS encoding lactonase family protein, giving the protein MSVVSRRALLASGLAGGAALAAPRFLRALPAATATSSRIYIGTIGTESGVGIHVADWNATDGTIGPLELAAELASPTFLALSRRGGSTFLYAVSEIDSPNAPVTAFAVEPGSRKLRKLNQLETGGSGPTHLSVSPDGRTVVVANYGGGSVTSFHVAADGSLEKAVSHEQYHGSGPYKGRQEAPHTHSAQVTPDGRSVLVNDLGLDRIFVYELDPATSVIRPAQTPFWSAKPGSGPRHIAFSPKGDLIYSTDELTSNVDVLRWNAHARTLTPLASYSTLPQGFTPNTAFVGEVAVSRDGRNVYCGNRVADHTIAVFATDAKNPASLKPLEFASSGGRNCRHITLDPTDRWMVISHQESKDLTVLARDRATGKLSAPVHQYPAPRPMCVVFA; this is encoded by the coding sequence ATGTCCGTTGTTTCCCGCCGTGCCCTTCTCGCTTCCGGCCTAGCAGGCGGCGCAGCGCTGGCTGCTCCGCGCTTCCTGCGCGCCTTGCCTGCCGCCACGGCGACCTCCAGCCGCATCTACATCGGCACCATCGGGACCGAGTCGGGCGTCGGCATTCACGTTGCGGACTGGAACGCCACCGACGGCACCATCGGTCCGCTGGAGCTTGCTGCCGAGCTCGCCAGCCCCACCTTTCTTGCGCTCTCCCGCCGCGGCGGATCGACCTTCCTCTACGCGGTCAGCGAGATCGACTCGCCCAACGCCCCCGTGACCGCGTTCGCCGTTGAACCAGGCTCACGCAAGCTCCGCAAGCTGAACCAGCTTGAGACCGGCGGCTCCGGCCCCACCCACCTTTCCGTCTCGCCCGACGGTCGCACGGTGGTTGTCGCCAACTACGGCGGCGGCAGTGTCACGTCGTTCCATGTGGCCGCCGACGGCTCGCTCGAGAAAGCCGTGTCGCACGAGCAGTACCACGGCAGCGGTCCCTACAAGGGCCGGCAGGAAGCGCCGCACACCCACTCCGCCCAGGTCACGCCCGACGGCCGTTCCGTGCTCGTGAACGACCTAGGCCTCGATCGCATCTTCGTCTACGAACTCGACCCCGCTACCTCCGTCATCCGTCCGGCACAGACGCCGTTCTGGTCGGCCAAGCCCGGCTCCGGTCCGCGCCACATCGCCTTCTCGCCCAAAGGCGATCTGATCTACAGCACCGACGAACTCACCTCCAACGTGGACGTCCTCCGCTGGAACGCGCACGCCCGCACGCTCACGCCGCTCGCGTCGTACTCCACGCTGCCACAGGGCTTCACGCCCAACACGGCCTTTGTCGGCGAGGTTGCTGTCTCGCGCGACGGCCGCAACGTCTACTGCGGCAACCGCGTCGCCGACCATACGATTGCTGTCTTCGCCACCGATGCAAAGAACCCCGCGTCGCTCAAACCTCTCGAGTTCGCCAGCAGCGGCGGCCGGAACTGCCGCCACATCACGCTCGACCCCACCGATCGCTGGATGGTCATCTCGCACCAGGAAAGCAAGGATCTGACCGTGCTCGCGCGCGACCGCGCCACCGGCAAACTTTCCGCACCGGTGCACCAGTACCCCGCGCCGCGCCCTATGTGCGTCGTCTTCGCCTAA
- a CDS encoding S9 family peptidase, which yields MPLFRLARLVCSLAVPAAFAVAAVHAQTGRVYTDADYTRAASQLVWATTPLVDHAVRGAQFLDHDRFWYLETTGGNTTVMLGDAAKGTRREAFDAARMATALQAAGVKVEAGKYVPDAFNISDDDKTARLSVQQRSFKCDLTTYTCTTELPGSTGLTRSGRRSAPAAVLSPDGKKAAFIRDWNLWVRDTATNAETQLTTDGVKDFGYATDNAGWTHSDRAVVLWSPDSKKIATFQQDQRQTGEMYTVSTNVGHPKLDAWKYPLVGDEHVTMIERVIIDVDTPKVTRLQMPPDQHRSTICDDVSCSGGWDDVQWATDAKTLAFVSTSRDHKDETVRIADVATGKVRDVFSEHAATFFESGYQSVNWRYLSDRNEFLWFSQRDNWGNLYLYDATTGKLKHRVTHGDWNVYDILQLDQKTGDMLLLGLGREPGEDPYYRKIYSTNLDGKNLKLLSPEDADHQATVSKDGRYIVDVYSTPHSAPVAVLRDREGKVIEELAHGDLSRLVAAGWIAPETFHVTAHDGKTQVYGLLFKPAHLDPSQKYPVINYIYPGPQGGSFGSHSFLPSRGDSNALAQLGFAVVEIEGMGNPQRSKSFHDTYLNDIGINAIPDQISGMKELATRYPWIDMERTGMWGHSGGGNATAAMMFRYPGFIKVGISESGNHENRNYEDDWDEKWVGLVHKNADGTTNYDSQANAQYAKNLTGKLMLAHGLMDDNVPVSNTLLVVDALEKANKDYDLVIFPHAHHGYGDMSLYMMRRRWDYFVTNLMRATPPHEFKISAPPPPPGM from the coding sequence ATGCCGCTGTTCCGCCTCGCCCGCCTCGTGTGCAGCCTTGCTGTGCCCGCTGCCTTCGCTGTTGCAGCCGTTCATGCACAAACCGGCCGCGTCTACACCGACGCCGATTACACCCGCGCCGCGAGCCAGTTGGTGTGGGCCACCACGCCGCTGGTCGATCACGCCGTGCGTGGCGCGCAGTTCCTGGATCACGACCGCTTCTGGTACCTGGAGACCACCGGCGGCAACACGACCGTAATGCTGGGTGACGCCGCGAAGGGTACGCGCCGCGAAGCATTCGACGCTGCCCGCATGGCCACGGCGCTGCAGGCCGCCGGGGTCAAGGTGGAGGCAGGCAAGTATGTGCCGGACGCCTTCAACATCTCGGATGACGACAAGACCGCGCGCCTCAGCGTGCAGCAGCGCTCGTTCAAGTGCGACCTGACCACCTATACCTGCACCACGGAACTGCCCGGCTCCACCGGCCTGACCCGCTCGGGGCGCCGCAGCGCTCCCGCAGCCGTGCTTTCGCCCGACGGCAAGAAAGCCGCGTTCATTCGTGATTGGAACCTGTGGGTGCGCGACACCGCGACCAACGCGGAAACCCAACTGACCACCGACGGCGTGAAGGACTTCGGCTACGCCACCGACAACGCCGGCTGGACCCACTCCGACCGCGCTGTTGTGTTGTGGTCGCCGGATTCGAAGAAGATTGCCACCTTCCAGCAGGACCAGCGCCAGACCGGCGAGATGTACACCGTCAGCACCAACGTGGGGCACCCCAAGCTGGACGCGTGGAAATATCCGCTGGTAGGTGACGAGCACGTGACGATGATCGAGCGCGTGATCATCGATGTAGACACGCCCAAGGTGACGCGGCTGCAGATGCCGCCCGACCAGCACCGCTCGACGATCTGCGACGACGTGAGCTGCTCCGGCGGTTGGGACGATGTGCAATGGGCAACCGACGCGAAGACGCTGGCGTTTGTCTCTACCTCGCGCGACCACAAGGACGAGACGGTGCGAATCGCTGACGTGGCCACAGGCAAGGTGCGCGATGTGTTCTCAGAGCACGCGGCCACGTTCTTCGAGAGTGGCTACCAGTCCGTGAACTGGCGCTACCTTTCCGATCGCAACGAGTTCCTTTGGTTTTCGCAGCGCGACAACTGGGGCAACCTCTATCTGTACGACGCCACCACGGGCAAGCTGAAGCACCGTGTGACCCATGGCGACTGGAACGTGTACGACATCCTGCAGCTCGACCAGAAGACCGGCGACATGCTACTGCTCGGCCTTGGCCGCGAGCCCGGTGAAGATCCGTACTATCGCAAGATCTACAGCACCAACCTGGACGGCAAGAACCTGAAGCTGCTCTCGCCCGAAGACGCCGATCACCAGGCGACAGTCTCCAAGGACGGCCGCTACATCGTCGATGTGTACTCCACGCCGCACTCCGCGCCGGTCGCCGTTCTGCGCGATCGCGAGGGCAAGGTGATTGAGGAACTGGCGCACGGTGACCTGTCACGCCTCGTGGCCGCGGGTTGGATCGCGCCGGAAACCTTTCACGTGACCGCGCACGACGGCAAGACGCAGGTGTATGGCCTGCTCTTCAAGCCTGCGCATCTCGATCCCTCGCAGAAGTACCCGGTCATCAACTACATCTATCCAGGGCCTCAGGGTGGATCGTTCGGTTCGCACTCATTTCTGCCGTCGCGTGGTGATTCCAACGCGCTTGCGCAGCTTGGCTTTGCCGTCGTGGAGATCGAGGGCATGGGCAATCCGCAGCGCTCCAAGTCGTTCCACGATACGTACCTGAACGACATCGGCATCAACGCCATCCCCGACCAGATCAGCGGCATGAAGGAACTGGCCACGCGCTATCCGTGGATCGACATGGAGCGAACCGGTATGTGGGGCCACTCCGGTGGCGGCAACGCCACGGCCGCGATGATGTTCCGCTACCCGGGTTTTATCAAGGTCGGCATCTCCGAAAGCGGTAATCATGAGAACCGCAACTACGAGGACGACTGGGACGAGAAGTGGGTCGGCCTCGTGCACAAGAACGCCGACGGCACCACGAACTACGATTCGCAGGCCAACGCGCAGTATGCCAAGAACCTGACGGGCAAGCTGATGCTGGCCCACGGCCTGATGGACGACAACGTGCCGGTCAGCAACACGTTGCTGGTCGTCGATGCGCTGGAGAAGGCGAACAAGGACTACGACCTGGTCATCTTCCCGCACGCGCACCATGGCTACGGCGACATGAGTCTCTACATGATGCGTCGCCGCTGGGACTACTTCGTCACCAACTTGATGAGAGCCACACCGCCGCACGAGTTCAAGATCTCCGCTCCTCCACCGCCGCCGGGCATGTAA
- a CDS encoding RNA methyltransferase: protein MDPDLPSSSLAVVLVRARNPLNVGAAARAMSNFGVKDLRVVGDYLQPLEAARSAIDAAPVLASAQAFSSVAEAIADCTLVYGTTALGDRDLHHPVDVLRDAPSHVRQNPGRTAILFGSEKTGLSNDELSHCHRLLTIPMARGGVSMNLGQAVAVCLYELHRDAPAQRNLPEPAAAATADDLDRFESLLRETLTAAEYDRRFPGNMGANETRELVRRLGLTSADTTVWMGMLRQVLWKLRQAGR from the coding sequence ATGGATCCGGATCTCCCGTCCTCGTCACTCGCGGTGGTTTTGGTAAGGGCGCGCAATCCGCTGAACGTGGGTGCCGCCGCGCGCGCCATGAGCAACTTCGGCGTGAAGGATCTGCGCGTGGTGGGCGACTATCTGCAGCCTCTCGAAGCGGCCCGCAGCGCGATCGACGCCGCACCTGTTCTGGCGTCGGCGCAGGCGTTCAGCAGCGTCGCCGAAGCGATTGCGGACTGCACGCTGGTCTATGGCACTACCGCGCTCGGTGACCGCGATCTCCACCACCCTGTAGACGTCCTGCGCGACGCACCCTCCCACGTGCGGCAGAACCCGGGCCGCACCGCGATCCTCTTCGGCTCGGAAAAGACCGGCCTGTCCAACGACGAACTAAGCCATTGCCATCGCTTGCTCACCATTCCCATGGCGCGCGGTGGTGTGTCGATGAACCTGGGCCAGGCGGTGGCGGTGTGCTTGTATGAGCTGCACCGCGACGCACCCGCGCAGCGCAACCTGCCGGAGCCCGCCGCAGCCGCGACCGCGGACGATCTGGACCGCTTCGAATCTCTGCTGCGCGAAACCTTGACCGCCGCCGAGTACGATCGCCGCTTCCCCGGCAACATGGGCGCGAACGAAACCCGCGAACTGGTGCGACGCCTCGGTCTCACCTCCGCCGACACCACGGTCTGGATGGGCATGCTGCGACAGGTCTTGTGGAAGCTGCGGCAGGCGGGGCGCTAG